The following nucleotide sequence is from Brockia lithotrophica.
GGGCCGGCGTTCATCGCCTCCGTCGCGTACATCGATCCCGGAAACTACGCGACGAACATCGCTGCCGGATCGAAGTACGGCTACCAGCTTCTCTGGGTCGTCCTCGCCGGCAACCTCATGGCCATCTTCATCCAGGCCCTTTCCGCAAAGCTTGGGATCGCCACGGGGATGGACCTTCCGGAGCTCGTACGGGAGCACTTCGGGCCCAGGGTCGGAATCTTCATGTGGCTCCAAGGTGAGCTCATCATCGTGGCGACGGATCTCGCCGAATTCATGGGGGGAGCGCTTGGTATCCATCTCCTCACGGGGATGTCCATGAACGCGAGTGCCTTGGTGACGGCCGTTCTCTCCTTTGCCGTGCTGGAACTTGGGCGGCGGGGAGTTCGCCCCCTCGAGCTCGCCATCGCCGCCCTCGTCACCGTGGTTACCTTTTCCTTCGTGGTCGAGGTGTTCTTTACGGGCGTTCGGCCCCTTCCTCTGATCCGCGGTCTTTTCGTTCCTTCATTTCCCGACGATGAGAGCGTCCTCCTTGCCGCGGGGATCCTGGGAGCGACGGTCATGCCCCATGCGATTTACCTCCATTCGGCGCTTACGAAGCGGCGGGTGATCGGCGAGACCTCGGAGGAGCGGAAGCAATTGTACCGCCTGGAACTCCTCGATCTGGGAATCGCCATGGGCGTGGCGGGGGTGATCAACATGAGCATGCTCGTCGTCGCCGCGTCCCTCTTCCACGAGCGCGGCCTCTTCGTAAGCGAGTTGGATCAAGCCCACGCCCTCTTAGGCGAACACCTTTCTCCCTTCGCGGCGACGCTCTTTGCCGTGGGGCTTACGGCCTCCGGCCTTTCGAGCTCCTCCGTGGGGATCCTTTCCGGCGACGTGGTCATGCGGGGGTTCATCCGCTTTCGCATTCCCATATACCTTCGCCGCGCGTTGAGCATCCTTCCCCCGCTCGCGATCCTCTTCATGGGGATGAACCCGAGCGACGCCCTTCTCTACAGCCAGGTATTCCTCTCGTTTGGCATCGCCCTGGCCCTCCTTCCCCTCGTGTACTTCACCGCCCAAAGACGGTACATGGGAGAGCTCGTAAACCGACCGCTCACCACGTTTGCCGCCACGATAGTTTCGGCGGTTGTGCTCGCCCTCAACGGGTACATCCTCTACGCTTCCCTCGTGCTCGGGGCTAGTTTTTGACGGGAATTTCCGGGCTGTCTTGCGCAATTGTCCTTGACAGGGAGATTCACGGGTGCTATGATATCCCTTGCAGCGGTAGGGATGGTGTTTCCGCCTGCGGACGTAGTTCAGGGGTAGAACGCAACCTTGCCAAGGTTGAGGTCGCGGGTTCGAATCCCGTCGTCCGCTCCAGATGAACGCAAACGGGCGGTGAAATCCGCCCTTTTTCTTTTGCGGAAGTGAAATTGTCCGGGAGGTGGAGAGGTGGACGACCTCCGGGCAGAGGAAATGTCTCATCCATGCGAAGCAGAAGAGGACCGGGATGCGTGCTACATGCGTGAGGCCCTCGCCGAGGCGCGCAAGGCCCTCCACTGGGGCGATGTACCCGTCGGAGCCGTGCTCGTGTACGAAGGGCAGATCGTGGGACGGGGGGCCAACACGCGCGAACGCGACCAGGATCCCCTTGGCCACGCCGAGATTCATGCCATTCGCGAGGCGGCCAAGGCCTTGGGGACATGGCGTCTCGCCGGGACGACGCTCTACGTGACCCTGGAGCCATGCCCCATGTGCGCCGGTGCCGCGGTGCAGAGCCGCATATCGCGTCTCGTCTTCGGGGCGTACGACCCTAAGGCGGGCTGCGCCGGGAGCGTCTACAACCTCGTGGAAGAGCCCCGCTTCAACCATCGCCTCGAAGTTCGGGGCGGGGTTCTTGCGGACGAAGCGGGGGAACTTTTGCGTTCCTTTTTTCGGAGGCTGCGATCCCCCCGTTGATTCTCCGCTCGTACGACGGTATACTTAACGATGCGCCATTGGCGCCGGTGTGGAGGCGTACCCAAGTGGTCGAAGGGGGCTGACTCGAAATCAGCTAGGGCGGCTCACGCCGCCGCGGGGGTTCGAATCCTCTCGCCTCCACCAGTTTTATTTTTGTAAACATATTTCTGAATTTTTGCTACAATATTTCCTTAGTCGAGATCTATTCTGGCATGTACTGGAAAAAGTTATTCGTCTGCGGTAGAATTAAGGACGAAAGCGCCTTGTTCTCTTCCCCTTGGGAAAGGCTTCGTGCGATAATCACTCAAAGGATGCCTATGCAAGCAATGGGTAAGGGGCGACAGTCCATGGGCGATGCACGCAAACTCCCCGCCAACTTCCCCATCGACGACCTCATCGATATGCTTCGGCTCGGCATCGTCGTGGTTCGCGAAAACGGGGAGATCGTGTACGCCAACGAACGGTTTCGCGAATTTTTTTCCCTCCGGGAAGAGGACCTCCAAAAAAATATAGAAGAGGTTTTTAAATTTTTATTTCCAGATTATTCCCCTGTTTCTCCTCCCATTCGCCTCGGCGTCGTTCGAGGCGAGGACGTGTTCGTCTGGCGAACGGAGGAGGGGCGGCGCGTCTTTCAACGGTTCAGCATTCCCCTTCCCGAGGGCGGGGCGGTCGTCGCCTTTCGCGAAACTCAGGAGCCCATCGTGCTCGACGAAAAGCTCCTGCGGGCGGATCGGCTCTCGCTCATTGGCCAGATGGCCGCAGGAACGGCGCACGAAATCCGCAATCCCCTCACGGCGATTCGCGGGTTTCTCCAGCTCCTCCTTCCATCTTTGGAGGGGAAGGGACTCGAACAGGAGGCCAACTACGTGCGCCTCATCCTCAAAGAAGTCGATCGTATCGGTTCCTTGATCGACCAGTTTCTCCTCCTCGGAAAACCTCGCGAGGTGAACTACAAAAAGGTAGACGTGCTCGGAGTGCTGCGCGACCTCATGCCCGTGATCGAAAGCGAAACCCTTCTTCGCGATACGGAGCTCGTGCTTTCCCTTCCGGGCTCCCTCCCTCCCGTCATTGCGGATCCTGACCTTCTCAAACAGGTGTTTCTCAACGTCGTGCGCAACGCCCTCGAAGCGATGGAGCGAGGGGGCATGTTGACGATTTCTGCGGAGTACGATCCCGAAGAACGGCAGATCCACTTCGCCTTTGCGGATACGGGACCGGGAATCCCCCCGTACCTCCTCGACCGCATCTTCGACCCGTTTTTTACCACGAAACCCGAAGGAACGGGTCTCGGGCTTTCCGTGTGTCAACGTCTCCTCCAGGACATCGGGGGCAACATTCGGCTTACGAGCAAGGGAAGGGGGACTACGGCGCACATCTATCTCCCGACGGTCGGGGGTGCGTAATCGCTCTGTGGTACAATGTTTCCTGCCGGATGAAACCGGCGGGAGGGAGCGGCGGTGTACCAGACGCTCTACCGAAAGTACCGACCGCGGTTTTTCCGCGACGTCGTTGGGCAGGAGCACGTTACGGAAACCCTCAAGGCGGCCATCCGCGAGAAGCGTGTACCCCACGCCTTCCTCTTCAGCGGTCCCCGCGGGACGGGGAAGACGACGACGGCACGCATTTTGGCGAAAGCGATTTCCTGCGAACGCCCCGTAGACGGCGAGCCGTGCGGGGAGTGTTCCACGTGTCGGCGCATCGAAGCCTGGGAGACGATGGACATCCTCGAACTCGACGCCGCAAGCCACAGGGGCATCGACGAGATCCGTGAGCTCAAGGAAACCCTTTACCTCCGCCCGTCCACGTTGCCCAAAAAGGTGTACATCATCGACGAGGTTCACATGCTCACCCCGGAAGCGGCGAACGCCCTCCTCAAGTCTCTCGAGGAGCCTCCGGAGCACGTGTTGTTCGTCTTGGCTACCACCGATCCCGAAAAGGTACCTCTCACGTTGCGTTCTCGCCTCATGCACTTCGCCTTTCGCCCCGTCCCTCCTGCGGCCACCGCAGCGCGCCTAGAGTACGTGGCGCGGGAGGAAGGGCTCGAGCTACGCCCTGAGGCCCGCGATCTCATCGCCTCGTTGGCGGCGGGAGGATTGCGGGATGCTCTGGCGCTCTTGGATATGGCGGCCGCCTTCGCGCAGGGAGGGCCCATCGAAGCCGACCACGTGCGCGAACTGGCGGGGACGCTGTCGGAGCAGGAGGGAAAGGAACTCCTCGCCGCGGTGCTGGAGGGGGAACTCGCGGCGCTCTTTGCACGGCTCGAGAAGCTAGAGCGCCAGGGGAAAACCGCGGAACAGATCGTGACGTACCTGCTTCGCCTCGTCAAGGACATTCTCGCGCATAACCTCTCCTCTGTGGAGGGGTCCGCGTCGAAGAGCGAAGCAGCTCCTTTTTCTCGAAAACCCGCAGATCCCGCCACCCTCCTCACCTTAGCGGAACGCCTCGTCCAACTCCTTCCCTCCCTGCGTGGATCCCCCTATCCCTTTTTGGTTTTACAGGTTCGGCTTCTGGCTCTTGCCGAAACCCTCCGTTCCTCCTCTTCGGCGGCTCTTCCGGAACGGCGCCCGAGCCCGTCGGCAGGGATGGCAGAGGGGGGGAAAGCCGGTACTTCTACGGACGGCGGGACTTCCTCCGCGTCCAACGTTTCGGGCGACGGCGGGGGAAAGGTTCTCCCCGAGGGAAGGAAGGTTTCAGGAAATGCCCGGAAGGCCGGAAGGGTTTCTCCTCCGGGGGGAACTTCGGGGGAACGCACCTTTTTACGGGAGTCGGAGGACGCGGAGGGACTTGCACGTCTCCGAGAAAGTTGGAAAGAGGTCATCGAGGAGGTCAAGAGGCTGAGCGTACGCACGTCCTCCTGGCTCAAGGGAGGATATCCCGTTTGGGTGGGTGAACGTTCGGTCGTCCTCGCCTTTCGCTACCCCATCCATCGGAAGATGGTGGGGGAGGCGGAACACCGCGAGCACATTCTCAAAGTGCTCCGGAGCTTCCTCGGGCGACCCGTCGAATTCGTCGCGCTCGAGGAGGGAGAATGGGAGAAGCTCCGCGAGGTCGACCCCGTGGACCTCGCCGTGCGCCTCGTGGGCGAGGACCGTGTGGAGGTCATCGAGGACGAGCCGGACGAAGCTTAGCAGATCGGCTCGAAAGGGTTTTCGCGGAGGCGGATCGCGGACGGAGATGCGCACGCTTCCGGGTTTCTTCTACGTCGAATGGAAAGGAAGATCGCCGTGCTCCCTCGCTCGCTTCGGGAGCTCATGTATCACCTTCAAAAGTTGCCGGGCGTCGGACCGAAGACTGCGGCGCGACTTGCCTACCACATCCTCTCCATGCGCGAGGAGGAAGCCGTGGGGCTTGCCGAGGCGATCCTCGCGGCGCGGCGGAGGATCCGCGAATGCTCGATTTGCCACGCCCACACAGAGGACGAGGTATGTCCGATTTGCCGCGACCCGCGTCGCGACCCGCGGCTGCTCATGGTCGTGGCCTGGCCCAAGGACGTCGACGCCATCGAGAAGTCCGGCGTATACCGCGGCCGCTACCACGTCCTTCACGGGCTCCTATCTCCCCTGGAGGGAAAAGGACCGGAGCAGCTGCGCATCCGTTCGCTTCTTGAAAGGCTCAAGGCGGACGAGCGCATCGATGAAGTGATCCTCGCCTTGGACGCGACGACGGAAGGAGAAGTGACGGCAAACTTTATCGCCCGCCTGCTCCGGGATACCCCGCTTACCGTGACGCGTCTCGGGTACGGCCTTCCTGTAGGGGGGTCTCTGGAATTCACGGACGAACTCACCCTTGCCCGTGCCCTCGAGGGGCGCCGGAAGCTCGAATTTTCTGCGGAAGGGCCAAAGG
It contains:
- a CDS encoding Manganese transport protein MntH; its protein translation is MEVGQTYDRAQRVLRERPRGLRGILPFLGPAFIASVAYIDPGNYATNIAAGSKYGYQLLWVVLAGNLMAIFIQALSAKLGIATGMDLPELVREHFGPRVGIFMWLQGELIIVATDLAEFMGGALGIHLLTGMSMNASALVTAVLSFAVLELGRRGVRPLELAIAALVTVVTFSFVVEVFFTGVRPLPLIRGLFVPSFPDDESVLLAAGILGATVMPHAIYLHSALTKRRVIGETSEERKQLYRLELLDLGIAMGVAGVINMSMLVVAASLFHERGLFVSELDQAHALLGEHLSPFAATLFAVGLTASGLSSSSVGILSGDVVMRGFIRFRIPIYLRRALSILPPLAILFMGMNPSDALLYSQVFLSFGIALALLPLVYFTAQRRYMGELVNRPLTTFAATIVSAVVLALNGYILYASLVLGASF
- a CDS encoding tRNA-specific adenosine-34 deaminase → MDDLRAEEMSHPCEAEEDRDACYMREALAEARKALHWGDVPVGAVLVYEGQIVGRGANTRERDQDPLGHAEIHAIREAAKALGTWRLAGTTLYVTLEPCPMCAGAAVQSRISRLVFGAYDPKAGCAGSVYNLVEEPRFNHRLEVRGGVLADEAGELLRSFFRRLRSPR
- a CDS encoding sensor histidine kinase, coding for MGDARKLPANFPIDDLIDMLRLGIVVVRENGEIVYANERFREFFSLREEDLQKNIEEVFKFLFPDYSPVSPPIRLGVVRGEDVFVWRTEEGRRVFQRFSIPLPEGGAVVAFRETQEPIVLDEKLLRADRLSLIGQMAAGTAHEIRNPLTAIRGFLQLLLPSLEGKGLEQEANYVRLILKEVDRIGSLIDQFLLLGKPREVNYKKVDVLGVLRDLMPVIESETLLRDTELVLSLPGSLPPVIADPDLLKQVFLNVVRNALEAMERGGMLTISAEYDPEERQIHFAFADTGPGIPPYLLDRIFDPFFTTKPEGTGLGLSVCQRLLQDIGGNIRLTSKGRGTTAHIYLPTVGGA
- a CDS encoding DNA polymerase III subunits gamma and tau, whose amino-acid sequence is MYQTLYRKYRPRFFRDVVGQEHVTETLKAAIREKRVPHAFLFSGPRGTGKTTTARILAKAISCERPVDGEPCGECSTCRRIEAWETMDILELDAASHRGIDEIRELKETLYLRPSTLPKKVYIIDEVHMLTPEAANALLKSLEEPPEHVLFVLATTDPEKVPLTLRSRLMHFAFRPVPPAATAARLEYVAREEGLELRPEARDLIASLAAGGLRDALALLDMAAAFAQGGPIEADHVRELAGTLSEQEGKELLAAVLEGELAALFARLEKLERQGKTAEQIVTYLLRLVKDILAHNLSSVEGSASKSEAAPFSRKPADPATLLTLAERLVQLLPSLRGSPYPFLVLQVRLLALAETLRSSSSAALPERRPSPSAGMAEGGKAGTSTDGGTSSASNVSGDGGGKVLPEGRKVSGNARKAGRVSPPGGTSGERTFLRESEDAEGLARLRESWKEVIEEVKRLSVRTSSWLKGGYPVWVGERSVVLAFRYPIHRKMVGEAEHREHILKVLRSFLGRPVEFVALEEGEWEKLREVDPVDLAVRLVGEDRVEVIEDEPDEA
- a CDS encoding Recombination protein RecR; the encoded protein is MERKIAVLPRSLRELMYHLQKLPGVGPKTAARLAYHILSMREEEAVGLAEAILAARRRIRECSICHAHTEDEVCPICRDPRRDPRLLMVVAWPKDVDAIEKSGVYRGRYHVLHGLLSPLEGKGPEQLRIRSLLERLKADERIDEVILALDATTEGEVTANFIARLLRDTPLTVTRLGYGLPVGGSLEFTDELTLARALEGRRKLEFSAEGPKEVKGNPDERPEERGTPRPR